A window from Xiphophorus maculatus strain JP 163 A chromosome 17, X_maculatus-5.0-male, whole genome shotgun sequence encodes these proteins:
- the tcp11l2 gene encoding T-complex protein 11-like protein 2, with translation MPLNNEQPTSTSRSEDQGSDVESSLASDLDCSRDSFNSDSSSKHCTPSSSPPRILPRDEVMEAGRDLFNLKLVHEIVVGDVRAELSQGPQNSLWNIVRQNLYKAFWDKLETELNEDPPEYQHAIKLVEDIREILLLFLNPGANRMRTQIMEVLDMDLIRQQAENDALDIQGLASYIISTMGKLCAPMRDEEIRKLRESTDNIVTLLKEIFRVLDLMKLDNVNSTIEILRPLLQRNRVEYQRQLFQSILDDLPTALNRTTAWIQSALEELLLASFPPEKPDNAGKGQPPLPGPVQILNAACLRFLTWDFSKTLVPETWVMDEYRLEEIQRQLRQWETVNEVLLIVHSKIGGPIQGASSLSDRLKRMISVLLEGMHKPDFNLEETLEGVGAQVCSELNKSLTERSCPALTPDQQATLTGQICSISQKENPIRTLVEDRVQQYFMLLLSDPKNQTKLEEVSASLTAIKPELVAIGKTFISLINYNRAVYGPFYMDIIRKLLFGSSPPTPIPHQQQAPNCHVSHE, from the exons ATGCCTCTAAATAATGAGCAACCCACTTCCACTTCCAGAAGTGAGGACCAAGGAAGTGACGTGGAGTCGTCGCTGGCCAGCGACCTGGACTGCTCCCGGGACAGCTTCAACAGCGACAGCTCCAGCAAACACTGCACGCCCTCGT CGAGTCCGCCCAGAATACTTCCTCGAGACGAAGTCATGGAGGCCGGGCGAGACCTTTTCAATCTCAAACTCGTACATGAGATTGTCGTTGGAGACGTTCGCGCGGAACTGAGTCAAGGACCACAGAACAG tttATGGAACATAGTAAGACAGAATCTCTACAAGGCCTTTTGGGACAAACTGGAGACTGAGCTGAATGAAGACCCACCTGAATATCAGCACGCCATTAAACTAGTAGAGGACATCAGAGAG ATCTTGCTGTTGTTCCTCAACCCGGGTGCCAATCGGATGCGGACCCAGATCATGGAGGTGCTGGACATGGACCTCATTCGTCAGCAGGCTGAAAACGACGCCTTGGACATCCAGGGACTCGCATCGTACATCATTTCCACCATGGGGAAGCTGTGTGCACCAATGAGGGACGAAGAGATCCGGAAGCTACGAGAAAGCACAGATAACATAGTTACACTACTGAA GGAGATATTCCGAGTTCTGGACCTGATGAAATTAGATAACGTCAACAGTACAATTGAAATCCTGAGGCCTCttctgcagaggaacagagttGAATACCAGAGGCAACTTTTTCAGAGCATCCTGGACGATCTACCCa CTGCTTTAAACCGCACCACCGCCTGGATCCAGTCAgccctggaggagctgctgctggccagcTTCCCTCCAGAAAAACCTGACAATGCCGGGAAAGGTCAGCCGCCACTTCCTGGTCCCGTCCAAATCCTGAATGCTGCGTGCCTGCGCTTTCTCACATGGGACTTTTCTAAGACACTGGTCCCTGAG acttggGTGATGGACGAATACCGTCTAGAGGAAATTCAGCGGCAGCTCCGGCAGTGGGAGACAGTGAATGAAGTGCTGCTTATTGTGCACAGCAAAATTGGGGGGCCGATCCAGGGGGCCTCCTCGCTCTCCGACCGCCTGAAAAGGATGATCAGTGTTCTGTTGGAGGGCATGCACAAACC GGACTTTAACCTGGAAGAAACACTAGAGGGCGTCGGTGCTCAGGTTTGCAGTGAGCTCAACAAGTCTCTGACTGAGAGAAGCTGCCCTGCGCTGACCCCAGATCAGCAGGCGACCCTCACAGGACAGATCTGCAGCATCAGCCAGAAGGAGAATCCCATTCGCACTCTTGTTG AGGATCGTGTGCAGCAGTACTTCATGTTGCTCCTGTCTGACCCCAAAAACCAGACCAAACTTGAAGAAGTTTCAGCCAGCCTGACTGCCATCAAGCCCGAGCTGGTAGCCATTGGAAAAACATTCATCTCTCTGATCAACTACAACAGGGCTGTCTATGGACCTTTCTATATGGACATcatcaggaagctgctgtttgGCAGCAGCCCACCAACCCCAATCCCTCATCAGCAACAAGCACCAAACTGTCATGTCTCTCATGAATAA